In Reichenbachiella agarivorans, one genomic interval encodes:
- a CDS encoding glycosyltransferase family 2 protein, producing MEIAFWLLITLVFYTYVGYGIVLFILVKIRGSKVSPKIYDSVNEVAITHIVAAFNEEAYIEEKIQNSLALNYPQSKNILWIVTDGSTDSTPELVQKYENVRLFHSPERKGKIHAVNRVMPLVETPIVVYSDANTILNQESLHNITRHYIDPKVGCVSGEKRIRQDDKDEASSAGEGMYWKYESFLKKYDYHLHSVVGAAGELFSIRTDLYEHINPDTLIEDFYLSLRIAQKGYKIAYEPEAYALENSSESIKEESKRKIRIAAGGHQAIWRLRSLLNFFQYGWLSFQFISHRVLRWTLTPLALSLLLVLNAFLAVNNILYQLILVAQLGFYGLAFLGHFFQKRKIKVKALFVPFYFTFMNISVYQGFFRYIKGSQSVLWERASRKV from the coding sequence ATGGAAATTGCTTTCTGGCTACTCATTACCCTCGTTTTCTATACCTATGTTGGTTATGGAATCGTCCTTTTCATCCTGGTCAAAATCAGGGGATCCAAAGTCTCTCCTAAAATTTATGATTCGGTCAATGAAGTGGCAATCACTCACATCGTAGCTGCTTTCAACGAGGAGGCATATATTGAAGAAAAAATCCAAAACTCACTGGCTCTCAACTATCCACAATCCAAAAACATCTTGTGGATCGTAACCGATGGCAGTACAGATAGCACACCCGAACTGGTTCAGAAATACGAAAACGTCAGACTCTTCCATAGTCCAGAACGCAAGGGAAAAATCCATGCGGTCAACAGAGTCATGCCACTGGTAGAAACGCCCATCGTCGTGTATTCTGACGCCAACACCATTCTCAATCAAGAGTCTCTCCACAACATCACCAGACACTATATCGATCCCAAGGTAGGCTGCGTATCAGGTGAAAAACGAATCCGTCAGGATGACAAAGACGAAGCATCCAGTGCGGGTGAAGGCATGTACTGGAAATATGAGTCCTTCCTCAAAAAATATGACTACCACCTACACTCAGTGGTAGGTGCAGCAGGAGAGTTGTTCTCTATCCGAACTGACCTCTATGAACATATCAATCCTGACACGTTGATTGAGGATTTTTACCTGTCTCTAAGAATCGCTCAAAAGGGATACAAAATAGCCTACGAGCCAGAAGCCTATGCACTAGAAAACTCTTCTGAATCCATCAAAGAAGAATCCAAACGAAAAATCAGAATAGCCGCAGGTGGTCATCAGGCAATCTGGAGATTAAGATCACTCCTCAACTTCTTCCAATACGGCTGGTTGAGTTTTCAATTCATCTCGCACAGGGTACTGAGGTGGACCTTGACTCCTCTAGCGTTGAGTTTACTTTTGGTTCTCAATGCTTTCTTGGCTGTCAACAACATTCTCTATCAACTGATATTGGTAGCACAATTGGGCTTTTATGGCCTGGCTTTTTTGGGTCACTTTTTCCAAAAGCGAAAAATCAAAGTCAAAGCTCTATTTGTACCCTTTTACTTTACCTTCATGAATATATCTGTCTATCAGGGTTTTTTCAGATACATCAAAGGAAGTCAATCTGTACTGTGGGAACGAGCATCACGAAAAGTGTAA
- the miaE gene encoding tRNA-(ms[2]io[6]A)-hydroxylase, translating to MEKTTLGLNLPTDPRWANVAEMDLAEILIDHAYCEQKAASSGISLIVTYPERADLVEVMTDLVAEEWGHFERVLGKMKDRGISLGPKRKDEYVVAIGAILKSGGSRDEQLVEKLLLNALIEARSCERFKLLSQHIQDEDLAKFYYELMVSEAGHYHTFLELAKKYMGETYVKARWDEFLVAEAKIMEGLEVRSDRMH from the coding sequence ATGGAAAAGACAACATTAGGACTAAACTTACCCACAGATCCACGCTGGGCAAATGTGGCTGAGATGGATCTTGCGGAGATATTGATCGATCATGCATATTGCGAGCAAAAGGCGGCCTCATCTGGAATCTCACTGATTGTGACCTATCCCGAGCGTGCAGACTTGGTGGAGGTGATGACAGACCTAGTAGCAGAAGAATGGGGGCATTTTGAACGTGTTTTGGGCAAAATGAAAGATCGTGGTATCTCTCTTGGTCCCAAGCGCAAAGATGAATATGTCGTCGCAATAGGAGCGATTCTCAAGTCAGGTGGTAGCAGAGATGAACAACTCGTAGAAAAACTCTTGCTCAATGCGCTCATAGAAGCCAGGAGTTGTGAGCGTTTCAAACTACTCTCGCAGCATATTCAGGATGAAGATTTGGCCAAATTCTACTACGAACTCATGGTCTCTGAGGCTGGACACTATCACACCTTCTTGGAATTAGCGAAAAAATATATGGGGGAGACCTACGTCAAAGCACGTTGGGATGAGTTTCTCGTAGCGGAAGCCAAAATCATGGAGGGATTGGAAGTCAGGTCTGACCGCATGCATTGA
- a CDS encoding MBOAT family O-acyltransferase produces MSKVWLLLASLFFYGWWNPLYVTLIISSILVNYGFHKLIKAQHNGGRKKMLLVIGIGLNVSVLGYYKYADFFISNFNALTGDNYNLLHIILPLGISFFTFQQIAFLVDTYKDVVEEMELLNYALFVSFFPQLIAGPIVHHAEMMPQFFDQSKKRINAENISKGLFVFNMGLAKKVIVADAFGKIANAGYGHASILGTIDSWVTSLAYTVQLYFDFSGYTDMAIGIALFFNIIIPNNFWSPYKSSSIKEFWRKWHMTLSRFLRDYIYIPLGGNRKGAFRTRLNLMATFLIGGIWHGAGWTFLFWGFLHGLGLVIHSFFEKLKIRIPYVVGLGITFLFVNMAWVFFRAESWGDALHVLNSMIHLETTGEGFKLISQLYDFPIWVAGVVLLFAPNSQEFAERFQINARHAVVIVVLTVLNVTFLNSSIDQEFLYFDF; encoded by the coding sequence TTGTCTAAGGTTTGGTTACTGTTGGCTTCTTTGTTTTTCTATGGATGGTGGAATCCGCTGTACGTCACACTGATTATAAGTTCAATTTTGGTAAATTATGGTTTTCATAAACTTATCAAAGCCCAACATAATGGAGGGAGGAAAAAAATGCTGTTGGTCATAGGTATTGGGCTCAATGTCTCGGTACTGGGATACTATAAGTATGCTGATTTTTTTATTTCCAACTTCAATGCTTTGACAGGGGACAATTACAACCTCTTGCATATCATATTACCACTGGGTATTAGCTTCTTTACTTTTCAGCAGATTGCATTTTTGGTGGATACGTACAAGGATGTAGTAGAGGAAATGGAGCTTCTCAATTATGCGCTGTTTGTTTCTTTCTTTCCTCAGTTGATAGCAGGACCCATTGTACACCATGCCGAAATGATGCCCCAATTTTTTGATCAATCCAAGAAGAGAATAAATGCTGAGAATATATCCAAGGGATTGTTTGTATTCAATATGGGTTTGGCTAAAAAGGTAATTGTGGCAGATGCTTTTGGCAAGATTGCAAATGCAGGATATGGTCATGCATCGATTTTGGGGACTATAGATAGTTGGGTGACATCTTTGGCTTATACAGTTCAGCTTTATTTTGATTTTAGCGGATATACAGATATGGCGATTGGGATTGCTTTGTTTTTCAATATCATCATTCCCAACAATTTTTGGTCTCCATACAAATCCTCAAGTATCAAAGAGTTTTGGAGGAAATGGCATATGACTTTGAGTAGATTTTTGAGAGATTATATCTATATACCACTAGGCGGCAATCGCAAAGGAGCTTTTAGAACAAGACTCAATTTGATGGCAACTTTTCTGATAGGTGGGATTTGGCATGGAGCAGGATGGACTTTCTTGTTTTGGGGTTTTTTGCATGGTTTGGGTCTGGTGATTCATAGTTTTTTTGAGAAGTTGAAAATTAGAATCCCTTATGTTGTAGGACTTGGGATTACTTTTTTGTTTGTGAATATGGCGTGGGTGTTTTTCAGAGCTGAATCATGGGGTGATGCTTTGCATGTACTCAATAGCATGATACACTTAGAGACTACAGGAGAAGGATTTAAATTGATTTCACAATTGTATGATTTTCCTATTTGGGTAGCAGGAGTCGTTTTACTATTTGCTCCCAATAGCCAAGAGTTTGCTGAGCGATTTCAGATCAATGCTCGGCATGCAGTTGTTATTGTAGTATTGACGGTACTCAATGTGACGTTTTTGAACTCTTCTATTGATCAAGAATTCTTGTATTTTGATTTTTAA
- a CDS encoding HAD family hydrolase produces the protein MKTLALFDFDGTLTQKDSLFEMAKHVSSPAIYYLKISVLIPVFTLMKTSLLSKQRGKEIFMQLFFGGMKIEDFNQQCYKFCNQRLPEIIRPKALIALQQYQENNTDTYIVSASPENWIKPWAEKLGIKVLSTQLEVQNLRITGRILGNNCNHEEKVNRIKNHINLTEYNHIVAYGDTKGDFPMLNLANTKHYKPFQ, from the coding sequence ATGAAAACACTCGCTCTGTTTGATTTTGACGGCACCCTCACCCAAAAAGACAGTTTGTTTGAAATGGCGAAGCATGTTTCGTCTCCAGCGATATACTATCTCAAAATCAGCGTATTGATTCCTGTTTTTACTTTGATGAAAACATCCCTTCTATCCAAACAAAGGGGGAAGGAAATCTTCATGCAATTATTCTTTGGCGGGATGAAAATCGAGGATTTCAATCAACAGTGCTATAAATTTTGCAACCAAAGGCTGCCTGAGATCATCAGACCCAAAGCACTCATAGCACTGCAACAGTACCAAGAAAATAATACCGATACATACATCGTGTCTGCCTCTCCTGAAAATTGGATCAAACCATGGGCTGAAAAACTTGGAATCAAAGTCCTAAGTACTCAACTAGAAGTACAAAACCTCAGAATCACAGGACGCATACTTGGCAACAACTGCAACCATGAAGAGAAAGTGAATCGAATCAAAAACCATATCAACCTGACCGAATACAACCATATTGTTGCATATGGAGACACAAAGGGTGACTTCCCTATGCTCAATCTAGCTAATACCAAACACTACAAACCTTTTCAATAA
- a CDS encoding putative porin: MAQIVDDSTHLVYGPTSTRYILMEDMKHSDTLYHVMDTSIHNMENFETHRKSTVDYQDLGNNGTALKPKYYSIPTTIGRTTGFYAYDPYVKSAEEFKYYDSKSPFINLEVDFGGKGRPQVDFSFSRNINPQWNVGFDVNHVSSEKQIGTSSLRENQVKTTGIDVYTFYRSINRKYQMMFHVYRIDQTILETGGIETTTEEKDYYQYLDANIYLTNAQSFDKRTRLFLYHQYSLKPFFELYNSIERSNVVNKYTDTPLTDDSFDYYDQILIRTDSTLDASSMKQTKIEAGIKGRIAQRIFYSAYVKRRDLDYRYRFLELDHVGENYLGGDIKIHITPTNTLGGQAEVMDAGNYYFRGFFNNKYLKASYTSSLSAPSFLSESYFGNHYEWYNSFNSTFANSIKGSLYYALPFLSLEPEVDLSTVDEYIYFGYDKTPKQESNPILINKYSVKANLTFIKHMHLDNRLVWNNVSGQGANAMRIPDWNYFGKLYYKDIVFNDFMEFELGFDLRWQSAYYAKAYDPITQQFHLQDDFELPSYFTSDLFFVMKANNLTLFFNWEYLNQGRDKGYFATPYYPGQRRAIDLGIRWMFFD, from the coding sequence ATGGCGCAGATTGTGGATGATTCTACGCATTTGGTGTATGGGCCGACCTCTACGCGTTATATTTTGATGGAGGATATGAAGCACAGTGATACATTGTATCATGTGATGGATACTTCTATTCACAACATGGAGAACTTTGAGACCCATCGTAAATCTACGGTTGATTACCAAGATTTGGGCAACAATGGAACGGCACTCAAGCCGAAATATTACAGCATCCCTACCACCATAGGTCGTACGACTGGATTCTACGCCTATGATCCCTATGTCAAAAGTGCGGAAGAGTTCAAATACTACGACAGCAAGTCTCCATTCATCAATTTGGAAGTGGATTTTGGAGGGAAGGGAAGACCACAGGTGGATTTTTCATTTTCACGCAATATCAATCCACAGTGGAATGTAGGGTTTGATGTCAATCACGTGTCCTCAGAAAAACAAATCGGCACGTCTTCCCTTAGAGAGAATCAGGTCAAGACCACAGGGATAGATGTTTATACATTTTATAGGAGTATCAATCGCAAATATCAAATGATGTTTCATGTCTACAGGATAGACCAAACGATCCTTGAGACAGGAGGAATAGAAACGACAACAGAAGAAAAGGACTACTATCAGTACCTTGATGCAAACATCTACCTGACCAATGCACAAAGTTTTGACAAGCGAACACGTTTGTTTCTCTATCATCAATATTCGCTCAAGCCTTTCTTTGAACTCTACAACAGCATCGAGCGATCCAATGTGGTGAATAAATATACTGATACACCGTTGACTGATGATTCTTTTGATTACTATGATCAAATATTGATTCGGACAGATTCCACACTGGATGCTTCTAGTATGAAACAGACCAAGATAGAGGCAGGAATCAAAGGACGAATTGCTCAGCGAATTTTCTATTCGGCCTATGTCAAGCGCAGAGATTTGGACTATCGGTATCGATTTTTGGAATTGGATCACGTAGGGGAGAATTATCTGGGAGGCGATATTAAAATTCATATCACCCCCACCAACACACTGGGAGGACAAGCGGAGGTGATGGATGCAGGCAATTACTACTTCAGAGGATTCTTCAACAACAAGTACCTCAAGGCTAGCTACACGAGTAGCTTGTCAGCACCTTCATTCTTGAGTGAAAGTTATTTTGGAAATCATTATGAGTGGTACAATAGTTTCAACTCTACCTTCGCAAATAGCATCAAAGGTTCTCTATACTACGCGCTGCCTTTCTTGTCTCTGGAGCCTGAAGTCGACTTGTCCACTGTAGATGAGTATATTTATTTTGGGTATGACAAGACCCCCAAGCAGGAGAGTAACCCCATACTGATCAACAAGTATTCGGTGAAGGCCAATTTGACTTTTATCAAGCACATGCATTTGGACAACCGACTGGTGTGGAACAATGTATCGGGTCAGGGAGCCAATGCCATGAGAATACCTGACTGGAATTATTTCGGAAAGCTCTATTACAAAGACATAGTCTTTAATGATTTTATGGAGTTTGAATTGGGTTTTGATTTGCGCTGGCAGTCGGCATATTATGCCAAGGCCTATGATCCCATTACACAGCAGTTTCATCTGCAGGACGATTTTGAATTGCCTTCTTACTTCACAAGCGATTTGTTCTTTGTGATGAAAGCCAATAACCTGACCTTGTTTTTTAACTGGGAGTACTTGAACCAAGGGCGCGACAAAGGGTATTTTGCTACGCCATACTATCCAGGTCAGCGCAGAGCCATTGATTTGGGCATTAGATGGATGTTTTTTGATTAA
- a CDS encoding Nif3-like dinuclear metal center hexameric protein, whose translation MKISDIISILNQWAPPAYQESYDNAQLIVGDPQTEVKGILISLDCIESVVEEAIRKNCNLIVSHHPIVFKGLKSLTGRNYVERTVIKAIRHDIALFSIHTNLDSVQTGVNQKICELIGLENCKILAPKSQILSKLTTFAPRDQADQILSTLHQAGAGNIGNYDQCSFSVDGTGRFRPNEKANPYSGTSGEIQHEAETRIEVMLPTHLSHKVIRALHKAHPYEEVAYYLNELSNINQEVGAGMVGELPTEMPIAAAMQHLKDTFNLSVIKHTRFHKEKIKRIAVCGGAGSFLLGKAKAAGADLFVTGDFKYHEFFDAEDSIVVADIGHYESEVFTKELIYDFLIEKIGNIALNFSEENTNPVKYF comes from the coding sequence ATGAAGATCAGTGACATAATCAGTATCCTCAACCAATGGGCTCCCCCAGCCTACCAAGAATCCTATGACAATGCCCAATTGATTGTAGGTGATCCACAAACTGAGGTGAAAGGTATCCTGATCTCTCTCGACTGTATCGAGTCCGTCGTGGAAGAGGCCATTCGCAAAAACTGCAATTTGATTGTCTCCCACCACCCTATTGTTTTCAAAGGATTGAAAAGTCTCACAGGACGAAACTACGTCGAACGGACCGTCATCAAAGCAATCCGACACGACATTGCACTCTTTAGCATCCATACCAACCTGGATAGTGTGCAAACAGGCGTCAACCAAAAAATCTGTGAACTGATCGGTCTGGAGAACTGCAAAATACTGGCTCCCAAAAGTCAAATACTCAGCAAACTCACCACATTCGCACCTAGAGATCAGGCTGATCAAATCCTCAGTACATTGCATCAAGCCGGAGCAGGCAATATTGGCAACTATGACCAGTGTAGCTTCTCCGTGGACGGCACGGGTCGCTTTCGTCCCAACGAAAAAGCCAACCCATACAGCGGTACTTCTGGTGAAATCCAGCACGAGGCTGAGACTCGCATCGAAGTGATGCTACCCACTCACTTGAGTCACAAAGTCATTCGCGCTTTGCACAAAGCTCACCCCTACGAAGAGGTCGCCTACTACCTCAACGAACTAAGCAATATCAATCAAGAGGTAGGCGCGGGCATGGTTGGAGAGCTACCTACGGAGATGCCTATCGCCGCAGCGATGCAACATCTCAAGGACACTTTCAATCTCTCAGTGATCAAACACACCCGATTTCACAAAGAAAAAATCAAGAGAATTGCAGTATGTGGAGGTGCGGGGAGCTTCCTACTTGGCAAAGCCAAAGCTGCTGGCGCAGACCTGTTTGTGACGGGGGATTTCAAGTACCACGAGTTTTTTGATGCGGAAGATTCGATAGTGGTTGCAGATATCGGACACTATGAAAGTGAAGTATTTACAAAAGAATTAATTTATGATTTTTTAATAGAAAAAATCGGTAATATTGCACTCAATTTCTCGGAGGAGAATACAAATCCGGTAAAATACTTTTAG
- a CDS encoding UbiA prenyltransferase family protein: MKTLSLLNSVFRIKHWVKNTFIFIPSFFAGHFLLGDELVDLIQAFFSVCLVASSIYIINDIRDVEMDRLHPEKMHRPFAARLISPIQGYLLMIVILGIGLTSAYHLSTQFFGLCLLYLAINIAYSLGLKSIAIVDLLLVSSGFLIRVYMGGVISGVAVSHWLSIMIFLLSLFIVLAKRSDDIRIFEEDGTVVRKTSSKYNRVFINSCITMVSGIIIVCYILYCVSPEITQQWQSDYIFVTTIFVIAGIMRYLQLTMVENKTGSPVQILYKDKFIILTLIGWLLAFGFIIYI, encoded by the coding sequence ATGAAAACCCTTTCTTTGCTCAACAGTGTATTTAGAATCAAACACTGGGTCAAAAACACTTTCATTTTTATTCCTAGTTTCTTTGCTGGTCATTTTTTGCTAGGCGATGAACTGGTTGATCTTATCCAAGCCTTTTTCTCGGTATGTCTGGTAGCCAGTTCGATCTACATCATCAATGACATCCGAGACGTTGAGATGGACAGACTGCATCCAGAAAAAATGCACCGCCCCTTTGCTGCTAGGCTGATCTCGCCGATACAAGGTTATCTATTGATGATAGTGATCTTAGGTATTGGTTTGACCTCTGCCTATCATCTATCTACTCAATTTTTCGGACTGTGTCTGCTATACCTAGCTATCAACATTGCCTACTCCCTAGGGTTAAAATCTATCGCTATTGTTGATTTGCTACTCGTATCTTCTGGTTTTTTGATCAGAGTGTATATGGGTGGTGTCATTTCTGGTGTGGCAGTATCTCATTGGTTATCCATTATGATTTTTCTTCTCTCTCTTTTCATCGTTCTTGCCAAGAGGAGTGATGACATCAGAATTTTTGAAGAAGACGGTACGGTCGTGCGCAAAACCAGTTCAAAATACAATCGCGTGTTCATCAACTCCTGCATCACGATGGTCAGTGGTATTATCATTGTGTGCTATATACTCTACTGTGTTTCGCCAGAGATCACACAACAATGGCAATCGGACTATATTTTCGTCACGACCATCTTCGTCATCGCAGGTATCATGAGATACCTACAGCTCACCATGGTAGAAAACAAAACTGGCTCACCAGTTCAAATCCTGTACAAGGATAAATTCATCATTCTCACACTCATTGGCTGGCTATTAGCATTCGGTTTCATCATCTACATCTGA
- a CDS encoding zinc ribbon domain-containing protein, with amino-acid sequence MESTVAQKLEALTKLQSIDSELDEIIKVRGALPEEVMDLEDEVAGYETRVGNHNSAIEELELSITNNKTAIKDSEKLIQKYEEQQMNVRNNREYDAITKEVELQQLEIQILEKRIKEAYAKIESRNEEILETKNALVERQKDLDNKRGELDNITAESEEEEKKLLKGREKAAAAIEERLLISYNKIRKNVKNGLAVVPVKRDACGGCFNVVPPQKQAEIRERKKLIVCEHCGRVLADVEDVEVEEKKPTRTRRTAKK; translated from the coding sequence ATGGAAAGTACTGTAGCGCAAAAGCTTGAAGCTCTCACTAAATTACAATCAATAGATTCAGAACTAGACGAAATCATCAAGGTTCGTGGAGCATTGCCAGAAGAGGTAATGGATCTCGAAGATGAAGTAGCAGGGTATGAAACCAGAGTGGGCAACCACAACAGTGCTATTGAGGAGTTGGAGTTATCTATTACTAACAACAAAACTGCTATCAAGGATTCAGAAAAGCTGATCCAAAAATACGAGGAGCAGCAAATGAATGTTAGAAACAATAGAGAATACGACGCAATCACCAAAGAGGTGGAGTTGCAGCAACTAGAAATTCAGATTCTTGAGAAAAGAATCAAAGAAGCTTACGCTAAAATCGAATCCAGAAATGAAGAGATCCTAGAAACCAAAAATGCTTTGGTCGAAAGACAAAAAGATCTTGACAACAAAAGAGGCGAACTAGACAATATCACTGCTGAAAGCGAAGAAGAAGAAAAGAAACTTCTCAAAGGCAGAGAAAAAGCAGCAGCAGCGATCGAAGAAAGACTATTGATCTCCTACAACAAGATCAGAAAGAACGTGAAAAACGGTCTAGCGGTAGTCCCCGTCAAAAGAGACGCTTGTGGTGGTTGTTTCAACGTAGTACCTCCACAAAAACAAGCAGAGATCAGAGAAAGAAAAAAACTGATCGTATGCGAGCACTGTGGTAGAGTTTTGGCCGATGTAGAGGATGTAGAAGTAGAAGAGAAAAAACCTACTAGAACAAGAAGAACAGCTAAAAAATAA